A segment of the Leptospira hartskeerlii genome:
TTTTCTAAGATAGAAAATAAGAACAAAAGCAAGAAAGGTAGAATGGTAATTAAGAACCTAGGTCCGAATAGTACCCCTTGCCAAAATTTAGTAGAGGTTAAAAAACCGGATAAAAGTATGAAAATCCCTAATCCATAAAGTATCCGAGTTAAAGGATCGGATTTTGGTCTCCATAAAGCGATAAATGCCAATGCAGGATAAGCTCCGAATAATCCCAGGGATCCATTTCCTAAAAACACCAATTGTCCTAAATAATAGATTTGCGCGACTAAGTCGTAAGGAGAGGACTCTTGGAGATATCCTCTGGAGCCGAGAGGGTGCCCCACGATTGAATAATTGATCACTGCTTGGAGGATCAAAAGAGTACCGAAAGTAAATGGGAACAATGCAGTTTTTGGATTTCTGAATATTCTAAAAGCATAAACTATGGAAAGACTCGCGGCTAATAAAATTGTTTCCTGTCTGAAAAAAGCGGCAAACCCGAAAAAACCACCGGATAATACTAAGTCGATAGATTTAGAAGATTCGTCTTCTTTAAGTAAAAAATAAATTCCTTGGGTGACTCCATAGATCGCTATGATTGTTTCGGAAAGATCCGTAGAAAATAAACTGAACGCAGAACCTAAAAGTAATAAAAGCAGATAGAAAAACTTTGCTTTTTCCTTTAACTGGAACAGTTCTGAAATTTGGAATAATGCTCTTAGAGTTAAAACTCCAAAGACTAAAGATAAGAAGAAACTTCCGAATCTTCCCATTAAAAGAGCGAATGGATACTGGATTGCGGTATAGTAAAAAGGGAAAACGTAATAACATTTTCCTTTATAAACATGGGTCATGGTGGACCCTTTTTTAAGATCCAAAGGTAAAAATCTAAATTCAGGATCTATTTCTTTTCCTGAGTATCTGCAGGAGAAATCTGGCAGACCGTTTTGTAAAAGATCCGCGAGTTGTTGTTGTTTGATCGCTCCATCCCCAACCCGTATTCCGGTTTGGTACTGCCATGCTAGAAATAAGGATAAAAATACAGTTCCGAAAATCAGGAAGCCTGATGGTTTGCCTGTGAAGGAAGTTATCCGGGAAAGAAGACGATTGAACATTCTGCTAGGAAGTCCTAAGAAAATCCAGGGTCAAGAAGAAATCCCGAAGGAAAGTTTTGGATCATTCTTTAGCGTCCGAATTCTGAATGACACTTGGGTTCCGAATGTTTCTTTGGAGGTTGTGAATTCTGTCTTAGAAAAGATCCGATCCTTCTTCCAAAAACCTCTTCCAAAATTCTTTTTTCCGATCTCCTGTATTCTGTTCGTTTATGTGGTGATCGTGAATTCCTGGGTCACCGAAGACGCTTATATCAGTTTTCGGACCGTGGAAAATTTTTTAAATGGTTACGGACTTAGATGGAATACTTACGAACGTGTTCAGGCTTACACTCATCCTCTTTGGTTATTCGGACTCATTCTTCTTTCGTTTTTTAAAATTCCAGTATATTATTCTTCTTTAATTCTTTCTTGGATTTGTATTGGGGCAACAGCCTATTTGCTCATTTCTCGTTTTGGAAAAAGAGAAGGGGGATTGTTTCGCGGCTCCTGGATCCTTTTAGTGTTACTGACTTCCAGAGCATTCGTGGATTTTTCCAGCTCCGGTTTGGAAAATCCTCTTTCATTTCTTTTGATCGTTTTGTTTTTGGAGAAGGCGTTTGATCTGGAAAAAAAATCGGATTTCCGTAGCATTCTTCTTTTCTTTTTTTATCTTTCTCTATCTTATCTGAACAGACAAGATACTATTCTTTTGGGGCTTCCATTCCTTTTATATTTCTATAAACCCTTAATGGAGAAAAGATCCTGGCGGGAGTTTGCCTGTGCAGCGGTTTTGGGACTCCTGCCTGTTTTTTTCTGGTCCGCATTTTCTTTAGTGTATTACGGATATCTGTTCCCGAATACTGCCTATGCAAAATTAAACACTGATCTGACTGTTTCTCATTTATGGCCTTACGGTTTGGATTATTTGGAGAATAGTTTTCGTTGGGATATTTTCACTTCTTTTTCGGTTACTTCTGCAATTTTACTTTTACCTTATTTTCTACTGAAAAAGAAGTTTTTACAGGCTGCGACTTCCGCAGGTGTAGGGCTTTATATTTTATATGTATGCTCGATCGGTGGGGATTTTATGGCGGGAAGATTTTTTGCTCTTCCTTTTGTGGCGTGCGTATTCTTGTTTGCTGATCTTTCCTTTACTTCTATTCCTAGAGTGAGCGTTCTATTTTTTGTCGCCTTATTCTTGTTAAACCAAAATTCTTATCTGTATATTACAAAAGACTATACTAGGCTTAGGAACGATGGGGAGATCCAAGATGAGAAAGGTGCTTATTTTAGAAGCACGAATCTTCTACGCTCCTTTAAATTCGAAGAATTTCCGACTCATGGTTGGGCCGACGCCGGTAGAAAGTCCAAAAAGGTTCCTAAGGACCCGGACAAAGCGTGTGCTACGATCAATGTAGGCTTTTATGGCTATTTTGCCGGTGAAAATCGTAAGATTATAGATTCTAATGCTTTAACGGATCCTTTATTAAGTAAATTGAAATCAGTTTCTAACTGGAGAGTCGGGCATTTTACTCGGAATATTCCTTTAGGATACTTAGAATCAGTTACTTCCGGGAAGAATCAGATCCAAGATCCTAATCTAAAAGTATACTATGATCGCTTGAAATTGTTAACCGAATCAGAAGATCTTTTCACAAAAGAGAGATTTGTGGAAATTCTCCGAGAAAACTCAGGCGGTAATAGAAATTTAATACGAAATTTTGGGCCACGAACTCCTTGGGTAGGAATTCCGGAAGATTTCCGCTGTGGACTGGGAGTCGGGTACTAGTTTAAGTTATCTTCATTCTTCTTTTAGCTTTGAATCTCAACTTTTGATTTTAAATTCTTGATCCTTCTTACAGGGTTCTCATTTTATTGTTAAGAATGAGCGAAGGAAGAGCTTCTTGGAATGCATCCAAATGGCGGGAATGGTTTTCCGAAGGTGAGATTGTTCCTTACTTCCAGCCCATTTTGTCCGTCGAAAAAGACTCAATCTTCGGTTACGAGGCTCTTGCTCGTTTCATAGATAAGGCGGGTGTGGTCCATAGCCTTGGACCATTCTTCTTAGCGGATATACCTCATTCTTTTTCCGTTTCCGAAAGAGAAGAATTCAAAAATCTTAAATTAGAAATAGATAGGACCATTCGCAAAAAAGCGGTGGAGAAGATCAGTAATACTTTAGGCCTGGATCCTAAAGCAAAACTTTTTCTGAATATATCTCCTTCTTTCATGCAGGACTATTTATCTTCCAAAACTGATGAAGAACCTTATACTTTACAGATTGCAAAAAGTTTCGGCCTGGATCCTAAAAGAATTGTGATAGAAATTGTAGAGGAGCATTTTTCAGGAGAGATCGATCAGCTAAAACCTTTGATCAATTTATACAAACGCTCTGGATTTTTAGTTGCTATAGACGATCTCGGTTCTAAATCATCTAACCTGGATCGTATAGGTGCATTATATCCGGATATCATCAAAGTGGATCTGGGGCTTATTCGGAGTTCCGTTGCTTCTCGAAATTTCCAGGAGATTTTATTCACTTTGTCCAGATTGGCGGAAAGTTTGGGATGTTCTCTTCTGTTTGAGGGTCTGGAAACAGAAACTGAACTTTATAATGCTTTAACCTATGGTGCCAGATTTTTACAAGGTTTCTATTTTGCAGAACCTGCGCCTGAATTAATGGATATCAATGGATTGAGCATCCGATTCTCGCAACTTCACGAGCTATTCTTTAATTATAAAAAGTATCAGTTATTACGAAGGATCAAAAAGGAAAAGGAGCTGGAAGATCGTTTAGAATCTTCCGGAATCGAAGTTATCTCTCTTAATGGGATCGTAACTATTAAATTAAGAAATTCTTATCTTCTGGAAAAATCCGTTTTCAGGATGTATGTGACTAACCATGAAGGAAGACAACTTTCTCCTAACTATTCTGAAATTTCAGATTCCGGAATGATAGAAGACGACTCCTTTGTTGGAAGGAATTGGAGCTGGAGACCGTATTTCTTAGAACAATTTTATAAAAATGCAAAAGACTCTTCCGGAGGTTGGATCGCAAGCAATCCATACTATGATTTAGAAAGCAATCTACTCTTGGTAACGTATTCAAAAAGTATGGAAGAAGGAAATGTTCTGTTCGTAGACGTTCGGATGTGGGACTTTCCTTAAAACTTTTACAGTCTCCGCTAGCTTTGTAGTCTTTTGATCCAACTGAATAAAGATTATTTCGATATTAGCCGACTTTTACGCCCGAGTCGGAAAGCATACGATTTACGTTGTCAGTGAAACGTTTTCTCTCTCCAGGCCTTGCAGAATTTCCTTCCAACGAAAGTCCTACATATAAGTTTCCATCCGTATCTCTCGCAATAGAACGTACTACTCCATACGCAGTAATCGGAGATTGCATTTTGAAAAATATATCGAATGTAAATCCTTTTCTTCTAGGTAGCTCGCTATTTAAATCCGGATGGTTGATCTTTACTCTCAAACCGCCAGTGGAAAGATCTATAACTGAGAATCTTTCCTTCACTAGAATGGTATTAGATTCTCTGATCCGGTCCACCATATCAAAAGTGAGGGTTTTAATTTCCATCACTTCGGTTATATCTATTTCCCTGGTCTTATTTTGGGCATGTATATATCCGATTGGAATTGCCTGCTCGTCATGGTTGATATAGATAACCGGAACGATCAGCTCCGATTTGATCTTTTGGTTGGCGTATTCTATGATCTTTTTACGAACATCGTCTTCATCGCCCAGTTCATGTTCATAATCTATGAATCCGCTCGGGTCGGAAGATTTATAACAATCCGGCTTCTGTGTATTAGGAATATATAATATTTTGCCCGTCTTTTTTACTAAATCGAATTTATCCCCTATAGAATTGAAAACGTCTATTTTAACTATATCGAACTTAGGTTTGAGAGTTCTTTCCGTATCCGCAAAATTCACTTTTACGGAAGTAGGGATATTGAATAGGTTCGCATCAATTGTGGTCCTGCTAGTACGCAGGTTCGTGATCCAAACACTTCCTTCCGGAGGTTTGATCCTGGTGAATTTTCTTTCTCTACTTGCGATGGAAACATGTTCCACTTGCATGATGTATTGATTATTCGGTTTTTCTTCCAGGACCTCGCATTCTAGTTCGACGTATCTCGCGAGTAATTTGTACAAAACAATATGAGCATTCAGCTTAAATTGTTCGGCCATTCGACCTTGTACTAAAATTTTTGTGGCGTCCTTATTGACGGAGAGAAGCTGAACGGATTCGTGAGTTTCCGTATCCCTTACGAGTAGATCTGTTTTGAGTAGAAATTTTCCAATGATATGGAGTTTTTTACCAGGATCTATGATGAACTCTTTGTCTCTTTGTTTCCTTTGAACCTTTTCCATTAAATTCCTAGGTCGATCGGATTCCGGCGGAAAATTATCTTGATTCCAGCCTTTGGCTTCGTTTTGATGTAATAGGTAAGGTACACTAATGTCAAACCAATCTTACCGAGACTCCCAATTTTTAGACGGCCTATCCGGCGAAGAACTTTTCAGCATGCAAATCGGGCTTACTTATCGGGACTTTTTAGTCCTGCCCGGTTTTATCGATTTCAATCCTTCCGACGTAGAACTAGAGACTAGATTAACTAAAAAGATCAAACTCAAGAGACCATTCGTAAGTTCTCCAATGGACACTGTGACTGAGTCCTCCATGGCTGTCGCACAGGCCCTTATGGGAGGGATCGGAATTATTCATTATAATAATACTGTAGAAGAACAGGTTGCTGAAGTCAGCAAAGTGAAACGTTTCGAAAACGGTTTTATTTCAGACCCTGTTGTCCTCGGACCAAAAAATACGATCCATGATCTAGACAGGATCAAAGAGACTTTGGGATTTACCGGAATCCCGATCACCGCAGATGGGACTAGAAATTCTAAACTGGTAGGAATTGTAACCAATCGAGATATCGATTTTGAAAGAGATCGTTCTATCCCTGTGGAAAAAGTCATGACTACGGAAGTGATTACCGGAAAAGCAGGGATCACTTTAAAAGAAGCAAACGATATCATCAAAAAAGAAAAGATCGGAAAACTTCCGATTATAGACAAAGACGGAAAACTTGTCTCTTTAGTGAGTCGTTCCGATCTGAAAAAGAATAAGGA
Coding sequences within it:
- a CDS encoding EAL domain-containing protein; translated protein: MSEGRASWNASKWREWFSEGEIVPYFQPILSVEKDSIFGYEALARFIDKAGVVHSLGPFFLADIPHSFSVSEREEFKNLKLEIDRTIRKKAVEKISNTLGLDPKAKLFLNISPSFMQDYLSSKTDEEPYTLQIAKSFGLDPKRIVIEIVEEHFSGEIDQLKPLINLYKRSGFLVAIDDLGSKSSNLDRIGALYPDIIKVDLGLIRSSVASRNFQEILFTLSRLAESLGCSLLFEGLETETELYNALTYGARFLQGFYFAEPAPELMDINGLSIRFSQLHELFFNYKKYQLLRRIKKEKELEDRLESSGIEVISLNGIVTIKLRNSYLLEKSVFRMYVTNHEGRQLSPNYSEISDSGMIEDDSFVGRNWSWRPYFLEQFYKNAKDSSGGWIASNPYYDLESNLLLVTYSKSMEEGNVLFVDVRMWDFP
- a CDS encoding DUF1577 domain-containing protein, which translates into the protein MEKVQRKQRDKEFIIDPGKKLHIIGKFLLKTDLLVRDTETHESVQLLSVNKDATKILVQGRMAEQFKLNAHIVLYKLLARYVELECEVLEEKPNNQYIMQVEHVSIASRERKFTRIKPPEGSVWITNLRTSRTTIDANLFNIPTSVKVNFADTERTLKPKFDIVKIDVFNSIGDKFDLVKKTGKILYIPNTQKPDCYKSSDPSGFIDYEHELGDEDDVRKKIIEYANQKIKSELIVPVIYINHDEQAIPIGYIHAQNKTREIDITEVMEIKTLTFDMVDRIRESNTILVKERFSVIDLSTGGLRVKINHPDLNSELPRRKGFTFDIFFKMQSPITAYGVVRSIARDTDGNLYVGLSLEGNSARPGERKRFTDNVNRMLSDSGVKVG
- a CDS encoding LA_3751/LA_3752 family putative glycosyltransferase yields the protein MFNRLLSRITSFTGKPSGFLIFGTVFLSLFLAWQYQTGIRVGDGAIKQQQLADLLQNGLPDFSCRYSGKEIDPEFRFLPLDLKKGSTMTHVYKGKCYYVFPFYYTAIQYPFALLMGRFGSFFLSLVFGVLTLRALFQISELFQLKEKAKFFYLLLLLLGSAFSLFSTDLSETIIAIYGVTQGIYFLLKEDESSKSIDLVLSGGFFGFAAFFRQETILLAASLSIVYAFRIFRNPKTALFPFTFGTLLILQAVINYSIVGHPLGSRGYLQESSPYDLVAQIYYLGQLVFLGNGSLGLFGAYPALAFIALWRPKSDPLTRILYGLGIFILLSGFLTSTKFWQGVLFGPRFLITILPFLLLFLFSILEKNWETLSKPFKITAVLLLSYSIVGGIAFDRLYYKFTKSVVTEQKELSDHTSKTVIYRKGSVFLPSNSFREEREVYEIDSTESFDALLEKLNGIGKTQVTIVGFKDSYPKEILVPQSEHFEFKNRIFYQSPSINMETLDFSKVHAKPQR